A single window of Drosophila suzukii chromosome 3, CBGP_Dsuzu_IsoJpt1.0, whole genome shotgun sequence DNA harbors:
- the LOC108017623 gene encoding pyruvate kinase produces MDEREDHYEGKISTVESLMDNMFTRLRIIAVDVEKLQKAKEKLGNMQRRKTFYHLLGQDDDGSINRVGSEMLVLRSKYSLVSPFNQLYDTGSEEELDFEELSEDLCQIPFEEDRWHGYFKGFQILTTPLAPDPNENRKCVELSAMQNCDTELKSYLLSGVRCFLINLSVGTQHDNQSLIVKLREAEISVSKELGFPVASSVMVKISPRHQFTGGFSTQFRQEGKTSVELVRGQRIILTVDREYSDRCSSDVIYVNARFLIVDVQSLDFILIGEDIQLMVRSIYADHLKCCVARGGMLYAHMPVLFPARCPRFRVSYEELEDLTFAREVGLNVVVSHIVGTPKYLDDLEHAMTVMHCDGMRLYARVVLNEIQGCKGELNWATKRYDGFLVELAQPAIIPDIMHLCPDAECFMQLAYASKKPIIFDPRLLDEQKLRVDPAHYYYTFYYPDKYVVKCPQPKNTIYFSFLQNAIFQQICPVALAGTPYCDRSHTGADSLARAVVTASMEVHAVSIVVIGVTTRMVQKIAHFRPQAPILFVSHMRSAEDYVSMYHNVTMLPFRTKCFITHRRNVYRKAIYALAYLVKQKIAKQNDHVILVYNFEEGTTFPEKYVIYKLDKTNFALHMADILFSVDQDQKRQTLQDIEVI; encoded by the exons ATGGACGAAAGAGAGGATCATTACGAGGGGAAGATCTCGACCGTCGAGTCGTTAATGGACAACATGTTCACCCGACTGCGCATCATAGCCGTGGATGTGGAGAAGTTGCAGAAGGCCAAGGAGAAGCTGGGGAACATGCAGCGGCGGAAAACTTTCTACCACCTTTTGGGCCAGGATGACGACGGCAGCATTAACCGGGTCGGAAGCGAGATGTTGGTCCTCCGCTCCAAGTATTCCCTGGTCTCGCCCTTCAACCAGCTATATGACACGGGTTCGGAGGAGGAACTTGACTTCGAGGAATTGAGCGAGGACCTGTGCCAAATCCCTTTCGAGGAGGACCGTTGGCACGGCTATTTCAAGGGTTTCCAGATCCTGACAACTCCACTAGCCCCCGATCCGAACGAAAACCGCAAGTGCGTCGAACTTTCGGCGATGCAGAACTGTGATACTGAACTCAAAAGTTATCTTC TAAGCGGAGTCCGTTGCTTCCTGATCAATCTTTCCGTGGGTACCCAGCATGACAACCAGAGCCTGATTGTGAAGCTGCGGGAGGCGGAGATCAGTGTTTCCAAAGAGCTGGGCTTTCCGGTAGCGTCCTCAGTAATGGTAAAAATATCGCCGCGGCACCAGTTCACCGGTGGTTTCAGCACTCAGTTCCGGCAGGAAGGCAAGACGTCCGTCGAACTGGTGCGGGGCCAAAGGATAATCCTGACCGTGGATCGGGAGTACTCCGACCGGTGCAGCTCGGATGTAATATATGTGAACGCGCGCTTTTTGATCGTCGATGTTCAGAGCTTGGACTTCATCCTGATTGGCGAAGATATCCAGCTGATGGTGCGGAGTATCTACGCGGATCACCTCAAGTGCTGTGTGGCCAGAGGAGGGATGCTGTACGCCCACATGCCCGTCCTGTTTCCGGCCAGGTGCCCTCGATTCCGGGTTTCGTACGAGGAGCTGGAGGACCTGACCTTTGCCCGAGAGGTCGGCTTAAATGTGGTGGTGTCGCATATCGTGGGCACTCCGAAGTACCTGGACGATTTGGAGCACGCGATGACCGTCATGCACTGCGATGGCATGCGGCTGTACGCCAGAGTGGTTCTGAACGAGATCCAGGGCTGCAAAGGGGAGCTTAACTGGGCCACCAAGCGCTACGATGGCTTCCTGGTGGAACTGGCCCAGCCGGCGATTATTCCGGACATCATGCACCTGTGTCCCGACGCCGAGTGCTTCATGCAGCTGGCCTACGCTTCGAAAAAGCCCATTATTTTCGATCCACGCCTTTTAGACGAGCAGAAGCTTAGGGTGGACCCGGCGCACTACTACTACACTTTTTACTATCCGGACAAGTACGTGGTGAAATGTCCCCAGCCGAAAAACACCATCTACTTCAGCTTCCTGCAAAACGCCATCTTCCAGCAGATCTGTCCAGTGGCACTGGCCGGCACTCCGTATTGCGATCGTTCCCACACTGGAGCAGATAGCCTGGCGAGAGCCGTAGTAACCGCCTCCATGGAGGTTCATGCGGTGTCCATCGTCGTGATCGGGGTTACCACTCGAATGGTGCAGAAGATCGCCCACTTCCGACCGCAGGCTCCCATCCTCTTCGTCAGCCACATGCGCTCCGCTGAGGACTATGTTTCGATGTACCACAACGTCACAATGCTCCCATTTCGCACAAAGTGCTTCATAACGCATCGGCGAAACGTCTATCGAAAGGCCATCTATGCATTGGCCTACTTGGTGAAGCAGAAGATCGCCAAGCAGAACGATCATGTGATCCTGGTGTATAACTTCGAGGAGGGCACTACCTTTCCCGAGAAGTATGTAATCTACAAGCTGGACAAGACGAACTTCGCCCTACACATGGCGGACATTCTGTTTTCTGTGGACCAAGACCAAAAGCGTCAGACCCTCCAGGACATTGAGGTCATTTAG